The following coding sequences lie in one Carcharodon carcharias isolate sCarCar2 chromosome 5, sCarCar2.pri, whole genome shotgun sequence genomic window:
- the LOC121277717 gene encoding histone H2B type 1-A-like has product MPEVAAAFKGGTSRKVLKQSLTKVTKNSPKKQGKPRKQSYSTYVYRVLTQDHPSTRILSKAMSVMNFFVADIFVYITSEASHLIHYNKGHIISTREVQSNVRLMLPWELAKHTTCEGTKVVTKHTNSI; this is encoded by the coding sequence ATGCCTGAGGTGGCAGCTGCGTTTAAGGGCGGTACGTCCCGCAAGGTGTTGAAACAGTCGCTAACTAAAGTCACCAAGAATTCGCCCAAGAAGCAGGGGAAGCCTCGCAAACAGAGCTACTCCACTtacgtgtacagggtgctgacccaggaccacccttccaccaggatcttgTCCAAGGCCATGAGCGTTATGAACTTCTTCGTTGCTGACATTTTTGTGTACATCACCTCTGAGGCCtcgcacctcattcactacaacaaggGCCACATCATCTCTaccagggaggtccagagcaatgTCCGCCTCATGCTGCCATGGGAACTGGCCAAACACACCACCTGCGAAGGCACCAAAGTGGTTACCAAACACACCAACTCCATTTAG